One stretch of Variovorax sp. 54 DNA includes these proteins:
- a CDS encoding non-ribosomal peptide synthetase: protein MHPVDFVTHLRSLAAQRPDDIALIAITDGDGSALDTPISYRTLDARVRGLAAHLQQAFAPGGRALIMLDNSDDYVVSFFACLYAGLVAVPVFPPESTRKRHLGKLEGIAADAGACCVLTHATIRDAMAGVDAAFAQAVLIAVDEIDATGADTWRPHTPAATDIAFLQYTSGSTSAPKGVMVTHANLMANMRAIEEGLSVRASDTFVTWLPLNHDMGLIGGLLQPMHRGTVVALMSPRYFLERPVRWIEAVSRLRATVSGGPDFAYRLCLDRVSDAQLARLDLSSWRLAFSGAEPVRADTLRSFQQRFAPAGFPSEAVYPCYGLAESTLFVTGGHRGSGMVAHAFDKARLAQGAVVRDDEGTVLVGCGRSVAHHAVRIVDPATLAVCADDGVGEIWASGPSLGSGYWNKPEVSQKTFVVQDGTRWLRTGDLGFVHGGQLYVAGRIKDLVIVRGHNLYPQDIEREVEREVEAVRKGRVAAFAVDGPEGEGIGLAAEVSRSIQKLVRPEVLVEALSAAVSEQCGEPLSVVMLLNPGGMPKTTSGKLQRGACRQSWIDRTADAYAIYAHGAFVLGGSAPAAVDTSEAALDDVEQALAAIWHEVLRRPAERPLARDAHFFTQGGNSLAATQVAARVGERWDIDFPLRALFEQPRLGDLARELRRVLAIGQRRAHQPIPALPVERRTGLLTLSHAQARQWFLWQLDPKNSAYHVGVALRLSGALNADAMTAALEGLLARHESLRTVFRTAADGTVGQLVLPTAPLALAHIDLRALPEGDREGAAAAQARKLQAEPFDLAAGPVLRAAWLQLGDERHILAIVTHHIVSDGASLQVLLDEFGAAYGAHAQGETPSLAAPLIQYADYAAWQRDWLAAGEAERQLTYWRAQLGDAHPVLALPTDRPRHAVANYRAASHAFELDAALVARLHATAQAHGATLFMVLLVGFQALLHRYTGQPDVRVGVPVANRHRPETTGLIGFFVNTQVLRATLHGRTPFAQLLAQTREAALGAQAHQDLPFEQLVDALQPQRSLSHNPLFQVMFNLLREDTAVLRGLPGLAVDEYRMDDSAAQCELALDIRERTDGQVRAVFTTAAELFDAATVARMAAHYRALLETLTTDPARAVGDALWLAAEEQAQLHAWGTGTSLASTATPAHRLFEAHVRRAPDAIALIAGDTELSYAALDRRANRLAHRLLRHGVRPDTLVAVAVDAPIDRVVSLLAVLKTGGAYLPMDPSHPPQRLSELLADSGAVLLLTGSQSSVGEGGTVARFAVDDASLDDEPDEAPQVALHDHHLAYVIHTSGTTGRPKGVAVAHGALSMHLQAMADTCGLTADDRSLQFALPHVDAAIEQCLLPLTTGAALVLQPQWCSLASELDALLQRHRVSVVDLPPAYARQLLQDQPPFQHAVRLALFGGEAWTGEDLALIRRVLRPAKVVNAYGPTEAVITPTLWSADAETSVQGYAPIGRPVGRRTAHVLDADLQPVPQGVPGELYLGGEGLARGYLGRAALTAERFVAHPLLAAGGRLYRTGDLVRWRADGQLDYLERLDHQVKVRGFRIELGEVEARLREQPGVREALVCLHEGAAGPLLVAYVAPAAGVSLDATTLKTQLAQALPDYMVPSALMVLDSFPLGANGKVDRRALPAPAAAGTQGYEAPRGDVAQTLAAIWAELLKVEQVGLHDNFFDLGGNSLLVIRMHRLVEDRLQPGLAVVDLFKYPTVGALARHIEQLGRGPAAATDDAAQAKQRALQQRAALLQRRRPTERTL from the coding sequence ATGCATCCCGTGGACTTCGTGACCCATCTGCGCAGCCTCGCCGCGCAGCGACCCGACGACATCGCCTTGATCGCCATCACCGACGGTGACGGCAGCGCACTCGACACGCCCATCAGCTACCGCACGCTCGATGCGCGCGTGCGCGGCCTGGCGGCGCATCTGCAGCAGGCCTTCGCGCCCGGCGGCCGCGCACTGATCATGCTGGACAACAGCGACGACTACGTCGTGAGCTTCTTCGCCTGCCTCTACGCGGGCCTCGTCGCCGTGCCGGTGTTCCCGCCCGAGTCCACGCGCAAGCGCCACCTGGGCAAGCTCGAAGGCATCGCCGCCGATGCGGGCGCCTGCTGCGTGCTGACCCACGCCACCATCCGCGACGCGATGGCCGGCGTGGACGCTGCCTTTGCGCAGGCAGTGCTCATCGCCGTCGACGAAATCGACGCCACCGGCGCCGACACCTGGCGCCCGCACACGCCGGCCGCCACCGACATCGCGTTCCTGCAATACACCTCCGGCTCCACCTCGGCGCCCAAGGGCGTCATGGTCACGCATGCCAACCTGATGGCCAACATGCGCGCGATCGAGGAAGGTCTCTCGGTCCGCGCGAGCGACACCTTCGTCACCTGGCTGCCGCTGAACCACGACATGGGCCTCATTGGCGGCCTGCTGCAGCCGATGCACCGCGGCACGGTCGTGGCGCTGATGTCGCCGCGTTACTTTCTCGAGCGGCCCGTGCGCTGGATCGAAGCCGTGTCGCGGCTGCGCGCCACGGTGAGTGGCGGGCCCGACTTCGCCTACCGCCTGTGCCTGGACCGCGTGTCCGACGCGCAGCTGGCCAGGCTCGACCTGTCGTCGTGGCGCCTCGCGTTCTCCGGCGCCGAGCCGGTGCGCGCCGACACGCTGCGGTCGTTCCAGCAACGCTTCGCACCTGCGGGCTTCCCGTCCGAAGCGGTCTACCCCTGCTACGGCCTCGCGGAATCGACGCTCTTCGTCACGGGCGGGCACCGCGGCAGCGGCATGGTCGCGCATGCCTTCGACAAGGCACGGCTGGCACAAGGCGCCGTGGTGCGCGATGACGAGGGCACCGTGCTCGTCGGCTGCGGTCGATCCGTTGCGCACCATGCGGTGCGCATCGTCGATCCGGCCACGCTCGCCGTGTGCGCGGACGACGGCGTCGGCGAAATCTGGGCCTCGGGCCCGAGCCTGGGCAGCGGCTACTGGAACAAGCCCGAGGTGTCGCAGAAGACCTTCGTCGTGCAGGACGGCACGCGCTGGCTGCGCACGGGCGACCTGGGCTTCGTGCACGGCGGCCAGCTCTACGTGGCCGGCCGCATCAAGGACCTCGTCATCGTGCGCGGCCACAACCTCTACCCGCAGGACATCGAGCGCGAAGTGGAGCGCGAGGTCGAGGCCGTGCGCAAGGGCCGCGTCGCAGCCTTCGCGGTCGACGGGCCCGAAGGCGAGGGCATCGGCCTCGCGGCCGAGGTGTCGCGCAGCATCCAGAAGCTCGTACGCCCCGAGGTGCTGGTCGAGGCGCTGAGCGCGGCCGTGAGCGAACAGTGCGGCGAGCCGCTGTCGGTCGTGATGCTGCTCAACCCCGGCGGCATGCCCAAGACCACGAGCGGCAAGCTGCAGCGCGGTGCCTGTCGCCAGAGTTGGATCGATCGCACGGCGGATGCCTATGCCATCTACGCCCACGGCGCGTTTGTGCTGGGCGGCAGCGCACCGGCTGCAGTCGACACGTCCGAAGCCGCACTCGACGACGTCGAGCAGGCCCTCGCCGCGATCTGGCACGAAGTGCTGCGCCGCCCCGCCGAAAGGCCGCTGGCGCGCGACGCGCATTTCTTCACCCAGGGCGGCAACTCGCTCGCCGCCACGCAGGTGGCCGCGCGCGTCGGCGAGCGCTGGGACATCGACTTTCCGCTGCGCGCGCTGTTCGAACAGCCGCGCCTGGGCGACCTCGCGCGCGAACTGCGGCGCGTGCTGGCAATCGGCCAGCGTCGCGCGCATCAGCCGATTCCGGCCCTGCCGGTCGAACGCCGCACGGGGCTGCTCACGCTGTCGCATGCGCAGGCGCGCCAGTGGTTCCTGTGGCAGCTCGATCCGAAGAACAGCGCGTACCACGTGGGCGTGGCGCTGCGCCTGTCGGGCGCGTTGAATGCCGATGCAATGACCGCAGCGCTCGAAGGCCTGCTCGCACGCCACGAGAGCCTGCGCACCGTGTTCCGCACGGCGGCGGACGGCACGGTCGGGCAGTTGGTGTTGCCGACGGCACCGCTGGCGCTCGCCCACATCGACCTGCGCGCGTTGCCGGAGGGCGACCGTGAAGGTGCCGCCGCAGCGCAGGCGCGCAAGCTCCAGGCCGAGCCTTTCGATCTCGCTGCCGGCCCCGTGCTGCGCGCCGCGTGGCTCCAGCTTGGTGACGAGCGCCACATCCTTGCCATCGTCACGCACCACATCGTGTCAGACGGTGCGTCGCTGCAGGTGCTGCTCGACGAGTTCGGTGCCGCCTATGGCGCGCACGCACAGGGCGAAACGCCGTCGCTCGCTGCGCCGCTGATCCAGTACGCCGATTACGCCGCGTGGCAGCGCGACTGGCTCGCCGCGGGCGAGGCCGAGCGGCAACTGACATACTGGCGCGCCCAGCTCGGCGACGCGCACCCCGTGCTGGCCCTGCCCACGGACCGCCCCCGCCACGCGGTCGCGAACTACCGCGCGGCCTCGCATGCCTTCGAGCTCGACGCGGCCCTCGTCGCCCGCCTGCACGCCACCGCGCAGGCGCACGGCGCCACGCTGTTCATGGTGCTGCTCGTGGGCTTCCAGGCACTGCTGCACCGCTACACGGGCCAGCCCGACGTGCGCGTGGGCGTGCCGGTCGCCAACCGCCACCGCCCCGAGACCACGGGCCTCATCGGCTTCTTCGTCAACACGCAGGTGCTGCGCGCCACCTTGCACGGCCGCACCCCGTTCGCGCAACTTCTCGCCCAGACCCGCGAGGCCGCGCTCGGCGCGCAGGCCCACCAGGACCTGCCGTTCGAACAGCTCGTGGACGCCCTGCAGCCGCAGCGCAGCCTGAGCCACAACCCGCTGTTCCAGGTGATGTTCAACCTGCTGCGCGAAGACACGGCCGTGCTGCGCGGTCTGCCGGGCCTGGCGGTCGACGAGTACCGCATGGACGACAGCGCCGCGCAATGCGAACTCGCGCTCGACATCCGCGAGCGCACCGACGGCCAGGTGCGTGCGGTCTTCACCACGGCCGCCGAGCTGTTCGATGCCGCGACCGTCGCGCGCATGGCCGCGCACTACCGCGCGCTGCTCGAAACGCTGACAACAGATCCGGCCCGCGCCGTGGGCGATGCGCTGTGGCTCGCTGCTGAAGAGCAGGCGCAACTGCACGCCTGGGGCACGGGCACGTCGCTCGCATCCACCGCGACACCCGCGCATCGCCTCTTCGAAGCGCACGTTCGCCGCGCACCCGATGCCATCGCGCTGATCGCCGGCGACACCGAACTGTCCTACGCCGCACTCGACCGCCGCGCCAACCGCCTCGCGCACCGCCTGCTGCGCCACGGTGTGCGGCCCGACACGCTGGTCGCCGTGGCCGTCGATGCACCGATCGATCGCGTCGTCAGCCTGCTGGCCGTGCTGAAGACCGGCGGCGCCTACCTGCCGATGGACCCGTCACACCCGCCGCAACGGCTGTCGGAACTGCTGGCCGACAGCGGCGCAGTGCTGCTGCTGACGGGCAGCCAAAGTTCAGTGGGCGAGGGCGGCACGGTCGCCCGCTTCGCAGTCGATGACGCATCGCTCGACGACGAGCCGGACGAAGCGCCGCAGGTCGCGCTGCATGACCACCACCTGGCCTACGTGATCCACACCTCGGGAACCACCGGCCGCCCCAAGGGCGTGGCGGTGGCGCACGGCGCGCTGTCGATGCACCTCCAGGCCATGGCCGACACCTGCGGCCTCACGGCAGACGACCGCTCGCTGCAGTTCGCATTGCCGCATGTCGATGCGGCCATCGAACAGTGCCTGCTGCCGCTGACCACCGGCGCCGCGCTGGTGCTGCAGCCGCAGTGGTGCTCGCTCGCCAGCGAACTCGACGCCTTGCTGCAGCGCCACCGCGTCAGCGTGGTCGACCTGCCGCCGGCCTACGCGCGCCAGCTGCTGCAAGACCAGCCGCCGTTCCAGCACGCCGTGCGCCTCGCGCTCTTCGGTGGCGAAGCCTGGACCGGCGAAGACCTCGCGCTGATCCGCCGCGTGCTGCGCCCCGCAAAGGTTGTGAATGCCTACGGCCCGACCGAGGCCGTGATCACGCCGACCTTGTGGTCTGCCGATGCCGAGACGTCCGTGCAGGGCTACGCCCCCATCGGCCGCCCGGTCGGCCGCCGCACCGCCCATGTGCTCGATGCCGACCTGCAGCCCGTGCCGCAGGGCGTGCCCGGCGAGCTGTACCTCGGGGGCGAAGGCCTGGCGCGTGGCTACCTCGGGCGCGCGGCCCTGACGGCCGAGCGTTTCGTCGCCCACCCCCTTCTTGCCGCAGGCGGTCGCCTGTACCGCACCGGCGACCTCGTGCGCTGGCGTGCCGACGGCCAGCTCGACTACCTCGAACGCCTCGACCACCAGGTGAAAGTGCGGGGCTTCCGCATCGAGCTTGGCGAGGTTGAGGCGCGTTTGCGCGAGCAACCCGGCGTGCGCGAGGCGCTGGTGTGCCTGCATGAGGGCGCGGCCGGCCCGTTGCTCGTGGCCTACGTCGCACCCGCTGCGGGCGTATCGCTCGACGCGACCACGCTCAAGACGCAGCTGGCGCAGGCGTTGCCCGACTACATGGTGCCGTCTGCATTGATGGTGCTCGACAGCTTCCCGCTCGGTGCCAACGGCAAGGTCGATCGCCGCGCACTGCCCGCACCGGCCGCTGCCGGCACGCAAGGCTACGAAGCGCCTCGTGGCGACGTCGCGCAGACGCTGGCCGCGATCTGGGCCGAGCTGCTCAAGGTCGAACAGGTCGGCCTGCACGACAACTTCTTCGACCTCGGCGGCAACTCGCTGCTCGTGATCCGCATGCACCGCCTGGTGGAAGACCGCCTGCAGCCGGGCCTCGCGGTGGTCGACCTCTTCAAGTACCCGACCGTCGGCGCGCTGGCCCGGCACATCGAGCAGTTGGGGCGTGGCCCCGCGGCTGCCACCGACGACGCCGCACAGGCGAAGCAGCGCGCGCTGCAACAGCGCGCGGCCCTGCTGCAACGCCGCCGACCCACGGAAAGAACCCTCTGA
- a CDS encoding 4'-phosphopantetheinyl transferase family protein — protein sequence MRLVPWHDPLPPGIALHRLDLDLAAEDGDAWADLTPDEHARAHRFARRADRVRFAHTRAAVRRLIAQRLACRPADVPLRADAHGKPFVEAGGDKAALLFNISHAGDHALIALADPARVRCVGVDIEACARDLMADADALLAMAFTAREQREIRSDADLPRAFYRRWVGKEAVLKAAGVGLAEHLQSVGIHPDAHGALAVDCAVPAWAGIEAMALSAPPGYAAALAWHTKEQPL from the coding sequence ATGCGGCTCGTGCCCTGGCATGACCCGTTGCCGCCGGGCATCGCGTTGCACCGCCTGGACCTCGACCTGGCGGCGGAGGACGGCGATGCCTGGGCCGACCTCACGCCCGACGAACATGCACGCGCCCACCGCTTCGCCCGCCGCGCCGATCGCGTGCGCTTCGCCCACACCCGCGCCGCCGTGCGCCGCCTGATCGCGCAGCGCCTCGCCTGCCGTCCGGCGGACGTGCCGCTGCGCGCCGACGCGCACGGCAAGCCCTTCGTCGAGGCTGGCGGCGACAAAGCAGCGCTGCTCTTCAACATCTCCCACGCCGGCGATCACGCACTCATCGCGCTGGCCGATCCGGCGCGCGTGCGCTGCGTGGGCGTCGACATCGAAGCCTGCGCGCGCGACCTCATGGCCGACGCCGATGCATTGCTCGCCATGGCCTTCACCGCACGCGAGCAGCGCGAAATCCGCAGCGACGCCGACCTGCCGCGCGCCTTCTACCGACGCTGGGTCGGCAAGGAAGCTGTGTTGAAAGCCGCCGGTGTCGGCTTGGCCGAACACCTGCAAAGCGTCGGCATCCACCCCGACGCCCACGGCGCACTTGCCGTCGACTGCGCCGTGCCCGCGTGGGCCGGCATCGAAGCGATGGCGCTGTCCGCGCCGCCGGGCTACGCCGCCGCGCTGGCCTGGCACACCAAGGAACAACCCCTGTGA
- a CDS encoding thioesterase II family protein has translation MQASLPLLCLPCAGASATMYLRWRRVLPRWIEVVPVELPGRGGRLDENFVDDFDRMVAQLCAEHEGVLRGRYALFGHSMGALLAWGMAQHQRQQHRPLPDALIVSGSAAPSQRDPDRFLDITDDAALIADLRKQGGTPDELFDSPELLRMTLDTLGADYRLCRSFVHTDPAPLPVPLHVLAGRQDDIAPWRMQAWAAETAHARFTLDWFEGGHFFIRQHETLVLAALARHLAPAVVAGGVDAARALA, from the coding sequence ATGCAGGCATCGCTGCCCCTGCTGTGCCTGCCTTGCGCAGGCGCCAGCGCCACCATGTACCTGCGCTGGCGGCGCGTGCTGCCGCGCTGGATCGAGGTCGTGCCGGTCGAGCTGCCGGGCCGCGGCGGCCGCCTGGATGAAAACTTCGTCGACGACTTCGATCGCATGGTCGCGCAGCTGTGCGCCGAGCATGAAGGCGTGCTGCGCGGCCGCTACGCGCTCTTCGGCCACAGCATGGGCGCCTTGCTCGCCTGGGGCATGGCGCAGCACCAGCGGCAACAGCACAGGCCGCTGCCGGATGCGCTGATCGTCTCGGGCAGCGCGGCACCGTCGCAACGCGACCCCGACCGGTTTCTCGACATCACCGACGACGCGGCCCTCATCGCCGACCTGCGCAAGCAGGGCGGCACGCCCGACGAGCTGTTCGACAGCCCCGAGCTGCTGCGCATGACGCTCGATACCCTCGGCGCCGACTACCGCCTGTGCCGCAGCTTCGTGCACACCGACCCTGCACCGCTGCCTGTGCCGTTGCATGTGCTGGCCGGCCGCCAGGACGACATCGCCCCGTGGCGCATGCAGGCCTGGGCCGCCGAGACCGCGCATGCGCGCTTCACGCTCGATTGGTTCGAGGGCGGCCATTTCTTCATCCGCCAGCACGAGACCCTCGTGCTGGCCGCGCTGGCGCGGCACCTCGCGCCGGCGGTGGTGGCGGGAGGCGTCGATGCGGCTCGTGCCCTGGCATGA
- a CDS encoding MbtH family protein, whose protein sequence is MSTSCFDREDETFIVLVNHEAQYSIWPHWKAVPGGWSAVDGVKGDKKTVLDYVEAQWTDMRPKSLRDWMAAQQQTDNASASA, encoded by the coding sequence ATGTCTACCAGCTGTTTCGACCGCGAGGACGAGACCTTCATCGTGCTCGTCAACCACGAAGCGCAATATTCCATCTGGCCGCACTGGAAGGCCGTGCCCGGCGGCTGGAGCGCCGTCGACGGCGTCAAGGGCGACAAGAAGACCGTGCTCGACTACGTCGAAGCCCAGTGGACCGACATGCGCCCCAAGTCGTTGCGCGACTGGATGGCCGCGCAGCAGCAGACCGACAACGCTTCTGCCTCCGCCTGA
- a CDS encoding FecR/PupR family sigma factor regulator yields the protein MSSSPNDTPSDPTWQTAWAWVRRQHAGEGALDAAASAELAQWLTVDPAHRQTYAEAARLWLLVGQVPPAHDVPSPDVEDAAR from the coding sequence ATGAGCAGCAGCCCCAACGACACGCCAAGCGACCCCACCTGGCAGACCGCCTGGGCGTGGGTTCGCCGCCAGCACGCCGGTGAGGGCGCCCTCGACGCCGCCGCGAGCGCCGAGCTTGCGCAATGGCTCACCGTCGATCCCGCCCATCGCCAGACCTACGCCGAGGCGGCCCGCCTCTGGCTGCTCGTCGGCCAGGTGCCGCCCGCGCACGACGTCCCTTCGCCGGACGTCGAAGACGCGGCCCGCTAG
- a CDS encoding sigma-70 family RNA polymerase sigma factor, which produces MDLSLSPSAPTLGEVFIANRAQLQRVAQKIVRTADLADEVLQDAYLKLADGASVRDVRKPLGYCCQVVRNVAVDYHRHHSVEASYRTYCDDVELVSPPSSNDAPDRVLGGRQALVAIDRVLEALAPRTRLAFELNRLSGLTQREIATRLGCSATLVNFMIKDADAALESCRYLVQAA; this is translated from the coding sequence ATGGATCTGTCGCTTTCCCCGTCCGCGCCCACGCTGGGGGAGGTCTTCATCGCGAACCGTGCCCAGCTCCAGCGCGTCGCGCAAAAGATCGTCCGGACCGCCGACCTGGCCGATGAAGTCCTGCAGGACGCCTACCTGAAGCTCGCCGACGGCGCTTCGGTGCGCGATGTCCGCAAGCCGCTCGGCTATTGCTGCCAGGTGGTGCGCAACGTGGCGGTCGACTACCACCGCCACCATTCCGTCGAAGCCAGCTACCGCACCTACTGCGACGACGTCGAACTCGTGAGCCCACCCAGCAGCAACGACGCGCCCGACCGCGTGCTCGGTGGCCGTCAAGCATTGGTCGCCATCGACCGCGTGCTCGAAGCACTGGCGCCGCGCACCCGCCTCGCGTTCGAACTCAACCGCCTCAGTGGCCTGACCCAGCGCGAGATCGCCACGCGCCTGGGCTGCTCCGCCACCCTCGTGAACTTCATGATCAAGGACGCCGACGCCGCGCTCGAAAGCTGCCGCTACCTCGTGCAGGCCGCCTGA
- a CDS encoding plasmid replication/partition related protein — protein sequence MNIVVNEELKAYIDPLTPEEYEALERSILTEGCRDALVLWGDVLVDGHNRYGICQKHGLPFQTVQNTRFKTLQDVHLWMIDQHLGRRSISDYLRGVLALRKKDIVDERRARSTATTPTTADDPPFDVDDAPASTSSPASEEALPPPVPMNSREAIARAARLSSSQVTMIEKIQKQAAPELVAAVKSGVISINTAAAVASLPAEEQVTAANAGKDELKQAAKRVREAKRKPREAAPETEDGAEPASLDAVQQLEQRVAELTAENADLRRQVADLQAQLAH from the coding sequence ATGAACATCGTCGTCAACGAAGAACTCAAAGCCTATATCGATCCCTTGACGCCGGAGGAGTACGAAGCCCTCGAACGCAGCATCCTCACCGAAGGCTGCCGCGACGCGCTGGTGCTGTGGGGCGACGTGCTGGTGGACGGCCACAATCGCTACGGCATCTGCCAGAAGCACGGCCTGCCCTTCCAGACGGTGCAGAACACGCGCTTCAAGACGCTGCAGGACGTGCACCTGTGGATGATCGACCAGCACCTGGGCCGCCGCAGCATCTCGGACTACCTGCGCGGCGTGCTCGCCCTGCGCAAGAAAGACATCGTCGACGAGCGCCGCGCCCGCAGCACCGCCACCACCCCGACCACGGCGGACGATCCGCCGTTCGACGTCGACGATGCGCCTGCCTCCACCTCTTCTCCCGCGTCCGAAGAAGCCCTGCCGCCCCCCGTGCCGATGAACAGCCGCGAGGCCATCGCCCGCGCCGCGCGCCTGAGCAGCAGCCAGGTCACGATGATCGAGAAGATCCAGAAGCAGGCCGCGCCCGAGCTGGTGGCGGCCGTGAAGTCGGGCGTGATCTCGATCAACACGGCCGCGGCCGTCGCTTCCCTGCCCGCCGAAGAACAGGTGACGGCCGCCAACGCCGGCAAGGACGAGCTCAAGCAGGCCGCCAAGCGCGTGCGCGAAGCCAAGCGCAAGCCGCGCGAGGCCGCGCCCGAAACCGAAGACGGCGCCGAACCGGCGTCGCTCGACGCTGTCCAGCAACTGGAACAGCGCGTGGCCGAGCTCACGGCCGAGAACGCGGACCTGCGCCGGCAAGTGGCCGACCTGCAGGCGCAACTGGCGCACTGA
- a CDS encoding GTP-binding protein, translated as MTVEHKILFTGTMGAGKTTAIAGVSEIPPVSTDVRNSDTSVAKATTTVGLDYGELTLDNGEKLRLYGTPGQMRFDFMWRILGRGALGVVILVDNSRPDPLADLDIYLDGFAELIAQTACVVAVGRMENHPSPGLDAYARRMEAKGVVCPVLPANVTDPQQVVQLLELLLLQLEV; from the coding sequence ATGACCGTAGAACACAAGATCCTCTTCACCGGCACCATGGGCGCCGGCAAAACCACGGCCATCGCCGGCGTGAGCGAGATCCCGCCCGTGAGCACCGACGTGCGCAACAGCGATACCTCGGTCGCCAAGGCCACCACCACGGTCGGGCTGGACTACGGCGAACTCACGCTCGACAACGGCGAAAAACTGCGCCTGTACGGCACGCCCGGGCAGATGCGCTTCGATTTCATGTGGCGCATCCTGGGACGCGGCGCGCTCGGCGTGGTGATCCTCGTGGACAACAGCCGCCCCGATCCGCTGGCCGACCTCGACATCTACCTCGATGGCTTTGCCGAGCTGATCGCGCAGACCGCCTGCGTGGTCGCCGTCGGCCGCATGGAAAACCACCCGAGCCCCGGCCTCGATGCCTACGCCCGGCGCATGGAGGCCAAGGGCGTCGTGTGCCCGGTGCTGCCGGCCAACGTGACCGATCCGCAGCAGGTCGTGCAGCTGCTGGAGCTGCTCCTGCTCCAGCTCGAGGTCTGA
- a CDS encoding roadblock/LC7 domain-containing protein — MNITPRIRLAAESAIDTLMREIKGVKAVVISTEDGLELAARVENTAQVARLSAIASSLAALGAVAGEESQLGHCDNVTIEATHGHILMLQARHPEMTLIVSVVTGREAIIGQVLYFAKQATQLLQHA; from the coding sequence ATGAACATCACTCCAAGAATCAGGCTTGCAGCGGAATCGGCCATCGACACCCTGATGCGGGAAATCAAGGGCGTGAAGGCCGTGGTGATCTCCACCGAAGACGGCCTCGAGCTGGCCGCGCGCGTCGAGAACACCGCGCAGGTCGCGCGCCTGTCGGCCATTGCCAGTTCGCTGGCCGCACTGGGCGCCGTGGCCGGCGAAGAAAGCCAGCTGGGCCACTGCGACAACGTCACGATCGAAGCCACCCATGGCCACATCCTGATGCTGCAGGCGCGGCACCCCGAGATGACGCTGATCGTGAGCGTGGTCACGGGCCGCGAAGCCATCATCGGCCAGGTCCTCTACTTCGCGAAACAGGCGACGCAGCTGCTGCAGCACGCCTGA